The following proteins are co-located in the Phocoena phocoena chromosome 1, mPhoPho1.1, whole genome shotgun sequence genome:
- the LACTBL1 gene encoding putative beta-lactamase-like 1: MTGCFLWQYYLPKLKTGSLGPEVTSAPVRMCPQHPEPVPLAHPLPVLKEALKKVDRLLRQALSAPGLAAMSAVVIHNDTVLWTGNFGRKNGSDPASGPPNEYTMYRISSISKIFPVLMLYRLWEEGIVASLDDPLERYASTFTINNPLGMASAPEQKSLMDGLEEVGPAPRPSPVTLRRMASQLSGLPRRLRSTSLLWRGSTQEALNLLKDDVLVADPGTRCHYSTLAFSLLAHVLAAHTAQGDYQHWILENVLEPLGMEDTGFDLTPPVRARLAAGFYGSGRPAPLYDLDWYRPSGQMYSTTADLAKLAMVLLGSRPQRLLRPDAAKTLLAPLLACPGAYFANETGTPWEFHAQRGYRVVRKDGDLDGYAATFSLVPPLRLSLVLLLAGPRPPGPDLVAQVYDVLLPAMESALREAVLSPAPPPSARPFAGYFTFANLTFYEVRAGPAGELRLRQFGPRVEALVPPAFRTLALRHLRGRVFQLYVAREFPCALPLGDSWLSLEAQHGQLVNFYPLDHHGLSPGFDVPGLNTYRVMRLSHKPVFKTQ; the protein is encoded by the exons ATGACTGGCTGCTTCCTGTGGCAGTATTACCTCCCCAAGCTGAAGACCG GCTCCTTGGGACCAGAGGTGACTTCTGCCCCCGTGAGGAtgtgtccccagcaccctgaGCCTGTGCCCCTGGCCCACCCCCTCCCCGTGTTGAAGGAGGCCCTGAAAAAG GTGGACAGGCTCCTGCGGCAGGCACTGTCTGCCCCAGGCCTGGCTGCTATGTCTGCAGTTGTCATCCACAACGACACTGTGCTCTGGACCGGGAACTTCGGGAGGAAGAATGGTTCAGACCCGGCTTCTGGGCCCCCCAATGAGTACACCATGTACCG GATCTCCAGCATCTCCAAGATCTTTCCCGTGCTGATGCTGTATCGCCTGTGGGAGGAGGGCATCGTGGCCTCTCTAGATGACCCTCTGGAGCGGTACGCCAGCACCTTCACCATTAACAACCCACTGGGCATGGCATCAGCGCCCGAACAAAAGAGCCTGATGGATGGTCTGGAGGAGGTGGGCCCAGCCCCAAGGCCTTCACCCGTCACCCTCCGAAGGATGGCCAGCCAGCTCTCAG GGCTGCCCCGAAGGCTCCGTTCCACTTCGCTGCTGTGGAGGGGCAGCACCCAGGAGGCCCTGAACCTGCTCAAGGATGATGTGCTGGTGGCAGACCCAGGAACCAG ATGCCATTACAGCACGCTGGCCTTCTCGCTTCTGGCCCATGTCCTGGCAGCCCACACCGCCCAGGGTGACTACCAGCACTGGATCTTGGAGAACGTGCTGGAACCGCTGGGGATGGAAGACACAGGCTTCGATCTGACACCTCCTGTGCGTGCCCGCTTGGCAGCTGGCTTTTATGGCAGCGGGCGGCCGGCGCCGCTGTACGATCTCGACTGGTACCGCCCGTCGGGCCAGATGTACTCGACCACCGCTGACCTGGCCAAGCTGGCCATGGTGCTCCTGGGCAGCAGGCCCCAGCGGCTTCTGCGGCCAGACGCGGCTAAGACACTACTGGCGCCGCTGCTGGCCTGCCCGGGCGCCTACTTCGCCAACGAGACTGGCACACCGTGGGAGTTCCATGCGCAGCGGGGCTACCGCGTGGTGCGCAAGGACGGTGACCTGGACGGCTACGCTGCCACCTTCTCCCTGGTGCCGCCGCTGCGCCTGAGCCTCGTGCTGCTCCTGGCCGGGCCGAGGCCGCCAGGGCCTGACCTGGTGGCTCAGGTCTACGATGTGCTTCTGCCGGCTATGGAGAGTGCCCTCCGTGAGGCCGTGCTCAGCCCGGCTCCGCCGCCCAGCGCACGACCCTTCGCTGGCTACTTCACTTTTGCCAATTTGACTTTCTACGAAGTGCGCGCCGGGCCGGCGGGCGAGCTGCGCCTGCGCCAGTTCGGGCCCCGCGTGGAGGCGCTGGTGCCCCCGGCGTTCCGCACGTTGGCTCTGCGCCACCTGCGTGGCCGCGTCTTCCAGCTGTATGTGGCCCGCGAGTTTCCGTGCGCACTGCCGCTGGGTGACTCCTGGCTGTCCCTCGAGGCCCAGCACGGGCAGCTCGTCAACTTCTATCCCTTGGACCACCACGGGCTTTCCCCAGGCTTCGACGTGCCAGGCCTCAACACGTACCGGGTGATGCGGCTGTCTCACAAGCCAGTATTCAAGACCCAGTGA